A genomic window from Blattabacterium cuenoti includes:
- a CDS encoding pyridoxine 5'-phosphate synthase, with protein sequence MVKLSVNLNKIATLRNARGGNIPNLLQIAIDVQKFGAQGITLHPRPDERHITYKDVYDIHSIITTELNIEGNPIDKFMKLVLDVVPDQVTLVPDSINAITSNSGWNTIRYKNFLTEKVHQLKNIGIRTSIFLDPNPKLVSSVAKIGADRIELYTGPFSLGYANNKLNSINPYIITAKEANKHHLLINAGHDLNLENISFLIKKIPNIVEVSIGHSLISDSIYMGLEKTIQMYLKKINQFYIKDN encoded by the coding sequence ATGGTTAAATTAAGTGTTAATTTAAATAAAATAGCCACATTAAGAAATGCAAGAGGAGGGAATATTCCTAATTTATTACAAATTGCTATAGATGTTCAAAAATTTGGAGCACAGGGGATAACACTTCATCCCCGTCCTGATGAAAGACATATTACTTATAAAGATGTTTATGATATTCATTCAATTATTACCACAGAATTAAATATTGAAGGGAATCCTATTGATAAATTTATGAAATTAGTATTAGATGTTGTACCAGATCAAGTTACATTGGTACCTGATTCAATTAATGCTATTACTTCAAATTCAGGATGGAATACTATTCGTTATAAAAATTTTTTAACTGAAAAAGTACATCAATTAAAAAATATTGGAATTCGTACTTCTATTTTTTTAGATCCTAATCCAAAATTAGTTTCATCTGTAGCTAAAATAGGTGCAGATAGAATAGAATTATATACTGGTCCTTTTTCTTTAGGATATGCTAATAATAAATTGAATAGTATAAATCCTTATATTATTACTGCAAAAGAAGCAAATAAACATCATTTATTAATAAACGCTGGACATGATTTAAATTTAGAAAATATTTCATTTTTAATAAAAAAAATACCAAATATCGTTGAAGTTTCTATAGGACATTCTTTAATTAGTGATTCTATTTATATGGGATTAGAAAAGACAATTCAAATGTATTTAAAAAAAATTAACCAATTTTATATAAAAGATAATTAA